The Symbiobacterium terraclitae genomic sequence GCCGCACAGGTCGCAGACCTCCACCCGCCAGGGCTCCAGCCCGGCGAGGGTGAGGATGCTGACCTGTTTCACGTCGTCGGTGCCGCAGACGGCGCAGGTGAGGCGGTGGTGCTCCCATTGCGTGTCGCACCGCGGGCAGTGCAGGTGGCGGATGTTGTCGGAGTCGATGCGGCACAGGTCGGGCGCGGCCCCGCAGACCGGGCACCGGGTGCGCCGCCACAGGTGAAGCGGCGCCACGCGCCGCAACGCCCGGGCGAAGCTGGCCATGAAGGGCTGGAGCACCAGGCCGCCCAGGGCGAGCAGCATGTCCTCTTCCACCCCGTACCGGGCGGCCCAGGCGGCCACGTCGCCGCCGTCCAGCAGGGCCTCGGCCAGCGCCCGCTGCTCCGCGGCGGGAGCCGCGGCCAGGCCGTCGGCCAGCGGGCGCGCCTCCGTGCGGCCCTCGGCGTAGAGGACGGCCAGCTCGGTCAGCAGGGCGGCGAACCGGTCGGGATCGACGGGCGGGTCCACCAGGTGGACCAGCGGCTCACCCCGCGCCAGGGCGGCCTCGGCCTCCGCGGAGGAGGGGAGCGGCGCCGGCTCCGGCAGCTGCTCCTGCCACCGGCGCGCCCGCTCGCGCCAGGCGGCGAGGAACTCCAGGGACTGCATTCGTTACTCCCTCCCAGTCGCTTCAACAGAGCCGCCCCCAGCACACGCCGGGGGTGGCGTTGAAAGGTGCGCTCAACGGGCCTCGGCGGCGGGCCCGCCATCCCGGATCTGGG encodes the following:
- a CDS encoding formate dehydrogenase accessory protein FdhE; its protein translation is MQSLEFLAAWRERARRWQEQLPEPAPLPSSAEAEAALARGEPLVHLVDPPVDPDRFAALLTELAVLYAEGRTEARPLADGLAAAPAAEQRALAEALLDGGDVAAWAARYGVEEDMLLALGGLVLQPFMASFARALRRVAPLHLWRRTRCPVCGAAPDLCRIDSDNIRHLHCPRCDTQWEHHRLTCAVCGTDDVKQVSILTLAGLEPWRVEVCDLCGGYIKTLDQRHGGHLAMPRVDLYLEDARTLQLDLLAEQEGYRRGGRAH